A stretch of Vespula vulgaris chromosome 15, iyVesVulg1.1, whole genome shotgun sequence DNA encodes these proteins:
- the LOC127069546 gene encoding NADPH--cytochrome P450 reductase isoform X3, giving the protein MGGSPVIENENKMETVDESSYSTLDILLLGTLLLAAIWWLMRRNKQEDYTPAVKSYSIQPTSFTSLTPSENSFIKKLISSGRSLVVFYGSQTGTGEEFAGRLAKEGIRYKLKGMVADPEECEMEELTHMKKIKNSLAVFCLATYGEGDPTDNAMEFVDWLKNGDPDLTGLNYSVFGLGNKTYEHYNEVAIYVDHRLEQLGATRVFDLGLGDDDANIEDDFITWKDKFWPAVCEFFGIEGTGEDVSIRQYKLTEHVDILPERIYTGEIARLHSFKNQRPPYDAKNPFLAPVKINKELHGPTSERSCMHIEFDIEASKMRYESGDHLAVYPVNSTELVNKIGEKCGIDLNTVFTLTNTDEESTKKHPFPCPCTYRTALTHYLDITSNPRTHILKELSEYASDPVDKEKLKLMASTSAEGKAAYQQWVVQANRNIVHILEDIPSLKPSLDHLCEILPRLQCRYYSISSSPKLHPNAIHITAVVVEYKTPTGRINKGVTTSWLKEKHPSDPPCLVPIFVRKSQFRLPSRLTTPIIMIGPGTGLAPFRAFIQERDLAKKEGKEVGDTILYFGCRKKNEDYLYKEELKEYVKSGMLKLHIAFSRDQPQKVYVTHLLENNKEEIWRVIGEQNGHIYVCGDARNMARDVHNILLKVVMEKGNMSDKEAAAYIKKMDSQKRYSSDVWS; this is encoded by the exons ATGGGTGGTTCTCCAGTTATAGAAAATGAGAACAAAATGGAGACTGTTGACGAGTCTTCTTATAGTACTTTAGATATACTTCTACTTGGAACTCTACTTTTGGCAGCTATATGGTGGCTTATGCGCAGAAATAAGCAAGAAGATTATACACCTGCTGTTAAATCATACTCCATCCa accAACATCATTTACATCGTTAACACCAtcagaaaattcttttataaaaaagttaatatcATCTGGACGAAGTTTAGTTGTATTTTATGGTAGTCAAACTGGAACTGGTGAAGAATTTGCAGGTCGATTAGCTAAGGAAGGTATCCGATATAAACTGAAAGGTATGGTTGCAGATCCAGAGGAATGTGAAATG GAAGAACTAACgcatatgaaaaaaatcaaaaatagcCTCGCAGTATTTTGTTTAGCCACATATGGAGAAGGTGATCCTACAGACAATGCGATGGAATTTGTTGATTGGCTGAAGAATGGAGATCCAGATCTTACAGGCCTAAATTATTCA GTATTCGGACTTGGAAACAAAACTTACGAACATTACAATGAGGTGGCTATATATGTTGATCACAGATTGGAACAATTGGGTGCTACCCGTGTTTTTGATTTGGGATTAGGTGATGATGATGCcaa TATAGAAGATGATTTTATTACTTGGAAAGACAAGTTTTGGCCAGCTGTCTGTGAATTCTTTGGTATTGAAGGTACAGGAGAAGATGTTAGTATTAGACAATATAAATTAACGGAACATGTTGATATCCTGCCTGAACGTATTTATACCGGAGAAATAGCACGTCTTCATTCTTTTAAGAACCAAAGACC ACCATATGATGCTAAAAATCCTTTCTTGGCACCAgtcaaaataaacaaagaattaCATGGCCCAACATCTGAACGATCTTGTATGCATATTGAGTTTGATATAGAAGCATCTAAGATGCGTTATGAATCTGGCGACCATTTAGCTGTATATCCTGTTAATAGTACAGAGTTGGTAAATAAAATTGGAGAAAAATGTGGTATTGATTTAAATACCGTATTCACTCTTACTAATACAGATG AGGAATCTACTAAAAAGCATCCATTCCCATGTCCTTGTACATATAGAACTGCTTTAACtcattatttagatataactAGTAATCCAAGAACTCATATTTTAAAAGAGTTATCAGAATATGCTAGTGATCCagttgataaagaaaaattaaaattaatggcCTCTACTAGTGCTGAAGGTAAAGCTGCTTATCAACAATGGGTAGTACAAGCAAACAGAAATATTGTACACATCTTAGAAGACATTCCTAGTCTGAAACCATCTTTGGATCATTTATGTGAAATTTTACCACGATTACAATGCCGTTACTACTCCATTTCTTCATCGCCGAAG cttcATCCAAACGCGATACATATTACTGCAGTTGTTGTAGAATATAAAACACCAACAGGTAGAATTAACAAAGGAGTAACAACCAGTtggttaaaagaaaaacatcctTCGGACCCACCTTGCCTCGTTCCTATATTTGTACGAAAATCACAATTTCGTTTACCATCACGATTGACTACTCCAATTATTATGATTGGACCTGGAACTGGTTTAGCACCATTTAGAGCTTTCATACAAGAACGAGACTTAGCTAAAAAGGAAGGTAAAGAAGTGGGTgatacgattttatattttggatgcagaaagaagaacgaagattatttgtataaagaagaattaaaagaatatgtaAAAAGCGGCATGTTAAAATTACATATTGCATTTAGCAGAGATCAGCCTCAGAAAGTATATGTAACACATttacttgaaaataataaagaagaaatatggAGAGTCATTGGTGAACAAAATGgtcatatatatgtctgtgg TGATGCTAGGAATATGGCTCGTgatgtacataatatattactaaaaGTTGtaatggaaaaaggaaatatgtCAGATAAAGAAGCAGCAGCATACATTAAGAAAATGGATTCGCAAAAACGTTATTCCAGCGATGTTTGGagttga
- the LOC127069546 gene encoding NADPH--cytochrome P450 reductase isoform X1, with translation MSCIKFFRKHLFLIQYLSTTRIADASQPKAVRMGGSPVIENENKMETVDESSYSTLDILLLGTLLLAAIWWLMRRNKQEDYTPAVKSYSIQPTSFTSLTPSENSFIKKLISSGRSLVVFYGSQTGTGEEFAGRLAKEGIRYKLKGMVADPEECEMEELTHMKKIKNSLAVFCLATYGEGDPTDNAMEFVDWLKNGDPDLTGLNYSVFGLGNKTYEHYNEVAIYVDHRLEQLGATRVFDLGLGDDDANIEDDFITWKDKFWPAVCEFFGIEGTGEDVSIRQYKLTEHVDILPERIYTGEIARLHSFKNQRPPYDAKNPFLAPVKINKELHGPTSERSCMHIEFDIEASKMRYESGDHLAVYPVNSTELVNKIGEKCGIDLNTVFTLTNTDEESTKKHPFPCPCTYRTALTHYLDITSNPRTHILKELSEYASDPVDKEKLKLMASTSAEGKAAYQQWVVQANRNIVHILEDIPSLKPSLDHLCEILPRLQCRYYSISSSPKLHPNAIHITAVVVEYKTPTGRINKGVTTSWLKEKHPSDPPCLVPIFVRKSQFRLPSRLTTPIIMIGPGTGLAPFRAFIQERDLAKKEGKEVGDTILYFGCRKKNEDYLYKEELKEYVKSGMLKLHIAFSRDQPQKVYVTHLLENNKEEIWRVIGEQNGHIYVCGDARNMARDVHNILLKVVMEKGNMSDKEAAAYIKKMDSQKRYSSDVWS, from the exons ATGAGTTgcataaaat ttTTCCGGAAGCATCTTTTCTTGATACAATACTTATCTACAACACGA ATTGCAGACGCATCACAACCAAAGGCAGTAAGAATGGGTGGTTCTCCAGTTATAGAAAATGAGAACAAAATGGAGACTGTTGACGAGTCTTCTTATAGTACTTTAGATATACTTCTACTTGGAACTCTACTTTTGGCAGCTATATGGTGGCTTATGCGCAGAAATAAGCAAGAAGATTATACACCTGCTGTTAAATCATACTCCATCCa accAACATCATTTACATCGTTAACACCAtcagaaaattcttttataaaaaagttaatatcATCTGGACGAAGTTTAGTTGTATTTTATGGTAGTCAAACTGGAACTGGTGAAGAATTTGCAGGTCGATTAGCTAAGGAAGGTATCCGATATAAACTGAAAGGTATGGTTGCAGATCCAGAGGAATGTGAAATG GAAGAACTAACgcatatgaaaaaaatcaaaaatagcCTCGCAGTATTTTGTTTAGCCACATATGGAGAAGGTGATCCTACAGACAATGCGATGGAATTTGTTGATTGGCTGAAGAATGGAGATCCAGATCTTACAGGCCTAAATTATTCA GTATTCGGACTTGGAAACAAAACTTACGAACATTACAATGAGGTGGCTATATATGTTGATCACAGATTGGAACAATTGGGTGCTACCCGTGTTTTTGATTTGGGATTAGGTGATGATGATGCcaa TATAGAAGATGATTTTATTACTTGGAAAGACAAGTTTTGGCCAGCTGTCTGTGAATTCTTTGGTATTGAAGGTACAGGAGAAGATGTTAGTATTAGACAATATAAATTAACGGAACATGTTGATATCCTGCCTGAACGTATTTATACCGGAGAAATAGCACGTCTTCATTCTTTTAAGAACCAAAGACC ACCATATGATGCTAAAAATCCTTTCTTGGCACCAgtcaaaataaacaaagaattaCATGGCCCAACATCTGAACGATCTTGTATGCATATTGAGTTTGATATAGAAGCATCTAAGATGCGTTATGAATCTGGCGACCATTTAGCTGTATATCCTGTTAATAGTACAGAGTTGGTAAATAAAATTGGAGAAAAATGTGGTATTGATTTAAATACCGTATTCACTCTTACTAATACAGATG AGGAATCTACTAAAAAGCATCCATTCCCATGTCCTTGTACATATAGAACTGCTTTAACtcattatttagatataactAGTAATCCAAGAACTCATATTTTAAAAGAGTTATCAGAATATGCTAGTGATCCagttgataaagaaaaattaaaattaatggcCTCTACTAGTGCTGAAGGTAAAGCTGCTTATCAACAATGGGTAGTACAAGCAAACAGAAATATTGTACACATCTTAGAAGACATTCCTAGTCTGAAACCATCTTTGGATCATTTATGTGAAATTTTACCACGATTACAATGCCGTTACTACTCCATTTCTTCATCGCCGAAG cttcATCCAAACGCGATACATATTACTGCAGTTGTTGTAGAATATAAAACACCAACAGGTAGAATTAACAAAGGAGTAACAACCAGTtggttaaaagaaaaacatcctTCGGACCCACCTTGCCTCGTTCCTATATTTGTACGAAAATCACAATTTCGTTTACCATCACGATTGACTACTCCAATTATTATGATTGGACCTGGAACTGGTTTAGCACCATTTAGAGCTTTCATACAAGAACGAGACTTAGCTAAAAAGGAAGGTAAAGAAGTGGGTgatacgattttatattttggatgcagaaagaagaacgaagattatttgtataaagaagaattaaaagaatatgtaAAAAGCGGCATGTTAAAATTACATATTGCATTTAGCAGAGATCAGCCTCAGAAAGTATATGTAACACATttacttgaaaataataaagaagaaatatggAGAGTCATTGGTGAACAAAATGgtcatatatatgtctgtgg TGATGCTAGGAATATGGCTCGTgatgtacataatatattactaaaaGTTGtaatggaaaaaggaaatatgtCAGATAAAGAAGCAGCAGCATACATTAAGAAAATGGATTCGCAAAAACGTTATTCCAGCGATGTTTGGagttga
- the LOC127069547 gene encoding ras-related protein Rab-34-like — protein MLETRSAVFKIMKTNAHEERQIKKWPPPFSSAITPYYERDFDDVVKRTCAEKSLTLRISKVIVIGDVAVGKTSLVNRFCHKLFDNNYKATIGVDFEVERFDLLGVPFHLQIWDTAGQERFKCIAASYYRAANAIIIVFDVGNLMTLVHCQQWLMEAYKSNTNPCHVFLVGTKRDLLSNQVYKVIENRAIDVAERMRAEYWTVSARTGDGVAELFARVASLCFNAMVLRELEINETVPMNIGSDLITLKNKSKENGEKKKKIVPKCFDCSI, from the exons ATGTTAGAAACACGTTCTGCcgtatttaaaataatgaaaactaaCGCTCACGAGGAACGACAG ATTAAAAAATGGCCACCCCCATTTTCTTCTGCGATAACTCCTTATTATGAAAGAGATTTTGACGATGTCGTTAAACGAACTTGTGCAGAAAAATCTCTTACCCTTCGAATATCGAAGGTGATCGTTATCGGGGACGTAGCAGTCGGGAAAACGTCATTAGTAAATCG ATTTTGTCACAAACTCTTTGATAATAACTACAAAGCGACTATCGGAGTAGATTTCGAAGTCGAAAGGTTCGATCTTCTTGGCGTACCATTTCACTTGCAGAT ATGGGATACGGCTGGACAAGAACGTTTCAAATGTATCGCTGCTTCTTATTATCGAGCGGCTAATg CGATAATAATTGTCTTTGATGTGGGAAATCTAATGACTTTGGTACATTGTCAACAATGGCTAATGGAAGCATATAAAAGCAACACTAATCCTTGTCATGTTTTTCTAGTCGGTACGAAAAGAGATTTACTG TCGAATCAAGTATACAAGGTAATCGAAAATCGAGCAATAGATGTAGCAGAACGAATGAGAGCCGAATATTGGACAGTTTCAGCAAGAACAGGAGACGGAGTGGCAGAATTATTTGCAAGGGTCGCTAGTTTATGCTTTAATGCGATGGTTTTACGAGAATTAGAAATTAACGAAACAGTACCAATGAATATCGGCTCGGATCTAATAA cATTGAAGAATAAATCTAAggaaaacggagaaaaaaagaaaaagattgttCCGAAATGTTTTGATTGttccatataa
- the LOC127069546 gene encoding NADPH--cytochrome P450 reductase isoform X2: protein MDLPIADASQPKAVRMGGSPVIENENKMETVDESSYSTLDILLLGTLLLAAIWWLMRRNKQEDYTPAVKSYSIQPTSFTSLTPSENSFIKKLISSGRSLVVFYGSQTGTGEEFAGRLAKEGIRYKLKGMVADPEECEMEELTHMKKIKNSLAVFCLATYGEGDPTDNAMEFVDWLKNGDPDLTGLNYSVFGLGNKTYEHYNEVAIYVDHRLEQLGATRVFDLGLGDDDANIEDDFITWKDKFWPAVCEFFGIEGTGEDVSIRQYKLTEHVDILPERIYTGEIARLHSFKNQRPPYDAKNPFLAPVKINKELHGPTSERSCMHIEFDIEASKMRYESGDHLAVYPVNSTELVNKIGEKCGIDLNTVFTLTNTDEESTKKHPFPCPCTYRTALTHYLDITSNPRTHILKELSEYASDPVDKEKLKLMASTSAEGKAAYQQWVVQANRNIVHILEDIPSLKPSLDHLCEILPRLQCRYYSISSSPKLHPNAIHITAVVVEYKTPTGRINKGVTTSWLKEKHPSDPPCLVPIFVRKSQFRLPSRLTTPIIMIGPGTGLAPFRAFIQERDLAKKEGKEVGDTILYFGCRKKNEDYLYKEELKEYVKSGMLKLHIAFSRDQPQKVYVTHLLENNKEEIWRVIGEQNGHIYVCGDARNMARDVHNILLKVVMEKGNMSDKEAAAYIKKMDSQKRYSSDVWS, encoded by the exons ATGGATTTACCG ATTGCAGACGCATCACAACCAAAGGCAGTAAGAATGGGTGGTTCTCCAGTTATAGAAAATGAGAACAAAATGGAGACTGTTGACGAGTCTTCTTATAGTACTTTAGATATACTTCTACTTGGAACTCTACTTTTGGCAGCTATATGGTGGCTTATGCGCAGAAATAAGCAAGAAGATTATACACCTGCTGTTAAATCATACTCCATCCa accAACATCATTTACATCGTTAACACCAtcagaaaattcttttataaaaaagttaatatcATCTGGACGAAGTTTAGTTGTATTTTATGGTAGTCAAACTGGAACTGGTGAAGAATTTGCAGGTCGATTAGCTAAGGAAGGTATCCGATATAAACTGAAAGGTATGGTTGCAGATCCAGAGGAATGTGAAATG GAAGAACTAACgcatatgaaaaaaatcaaaaatagcCTCGCAGTATTTTGTTTAGCCACATATGGAGAAGGTGATCCTACAGACAATGCGATGGAATTTGTTGATTGGCTGAAGAATGGAGATCCAGATCTTACAGGCCTAAATTATTCA GTATTCGGACTTGGAAACAAAACTTACGAACATTACAATGAGGTGGCTATATATGTTGATCACAGATTGGAACAATTGGGTGCTACCCGTGTTTTTGATTTGGGATTAGGTGATGATGATGCcaa TATAGAAGATGATTTTATTACTTGGAAAGACAAGTTTTGGCCAGCTGTCTGTGAATTCTTTGGTATTGAAGGTACAGGAGAAGATGTTAGTATTAGACAATATAAATTAACGGAACATGTTGATATCCTGCCTGAACGTATTTATACCGGAGAAATAGCACGTCTTCATTCTTTTAAGAACCAAAGACC ACCATATGATGCTAAAAATCCTTTCTTGGCACCAgtcaaaataaacaaagaattaCATGGCCCAACATCTGAACGATCTTGTATGCATATTGAGTTTGATATAGAAGCATCTAAGATGCGTTATGAATCTGGCGACCATTTAGCTGTATATCCTGTTAATAGTACAGAGTTGGTAAATAAAATTGGAGAAAAATGTGGTATTGATTTAAATACCGTATTCACTCTTACTAATACAGATG AGGAATCTACTAAAAAGCATCCATTCCCATGTCCTTGTACATATAGAACTGCTTTAACtcattatttagatataactAGTAATCCAAGAACTCATATTTTAAAAGAGTTATCAGAATATGCTAGTGATCCagttgataaagaaaaattaaaattaatggcCTCTACTAGTGCTGAAGGTAAAGCTGCTTATCAACAATGGGTAGTACAAGCAAACAGAAATATTGTACACATCTTAGAAGACATTCCTAGTCTGAAACCATCTTTGGATCATTTATGTGAAATTTTACCACGATTACAATGCCGTTACTACTCCATTTCTTCATCGCCGAAG cttcATCCAAACGCGATACATATTACTGCAGTTGTTGTAGAATATAAAACACCAACAGGTAGAATTAACAAAGGAGTAACAACCAGTtggttaaaagaaaaacatcctTCGGACCCACCTTGCCTCGTTCCTATATTTGTACGAAAATCACAATTTCGTTTACCATCACGATTGACTACTCCAATTATTATGATTGGACCTGGAACTGGTTTAGCACCATTTAGAGCTTTCATACAAGAACGAGACTTAGCTAAAAAGGAAGGTAAAGAAGTGGGTgatacgattttatattttggatgcagaaagaagaacgaagattatttgtataaagaagaattaaaagaatatgtaAAAAGCGGCATGTTAAAATTACATATTGCATTTAGCAGAGATCAGCCTCAGAAAGTATATGTAACACATttacttgaaaataataaagaagaaatatggAGAGTCATTGGTGAACAAAATGgtcatatatatgtctgtgg TGATGCTAGGAATATGGCTCGTgatgtacataatatattactaaaaGTTGtaatggaaaaaggaaatatgtCAGATAAAGAAGCAGCAGCATACATTAAGAAAATGGATTCGCAAAAACGTTATTCCAGCGATGTTTGGagttga